CATCGGCAGCGTGTCCCAGTGTggagcacagggacagtgtCCCCATCGGCAGCGTGTCCCAGtgtggagcagagggacagTGTCCCCATCGGCAGCGTGTCCCAGTGTggagcacagggacagtgtCCCCATCGGCAGCGTGTCCCAGTGTggagcacagggacagtgtTCCCACGTGCATCCTGACATAGATGTCAGCTCAGGGCTCAGGTAGCTGTGTGCCCTGATCAACTCCTGAAGCCTGACCTGTCTTCTCCTGAAGACAAATGGatgaggcagggcagggacaggacaggatcctGGAGGCACAGAAAGCTGTTCCAGCAGAGGAAGGACAGTAGCACCACAGCTGGTCTGGGACAGGACACTGTGCTGCTCTAAGACGTGTGAGAGGAGACTGGAAATGAGGGAAAGCTCAAGTAGGAACCTGAAAACCCACAAGGGGGTTTTATGCCAAATGCTGAAGCAGAGGAACAGCTTTCTGAGCAGAGGCAAGTTCCTGTTTCTGGCTATGACTGAGCAGATGGTCATTGTAAGCCACATTGGAGACAGTTCTATGCCCGTCCTTTCCTTTTGAGCTCTCTGCAGTGCAGCCCCTTGAGCACAGCAGcatgcctggcacagggatccAGCCCGTGCCAGCCAACTTCCCTCTGCCTCACTCTGGGGACAAGGATGGCAGAGTCAAGGGCACAAAGCCCCTCAGGGCTGTTCTCACCCTCTTCCCAGCCGAAGGAAGCAGTGGCAGGTGCCAGCTGGTCTGATACGTAGGGTCTGGGCACCCCCCTGGGCTCAGCCAGCCACAGTGGGCACACAGGAGTGGGCACTCAggggctccagcactgcccaaaGTTTGGCCAAGGAAGGACAACCCAGGAGCTCCCACCCCAGGCAGGGCCAAGGACTGGGATGTCCTGactacaaaaaaaccaaaaccaataaAGTGTGCAAAGCACAAGAGAGCAAGAGGTGCAATTCACTGATGTAATTAGCAATTCCAACAGGAATTTCAGGTTATTCCACTGTGCATTACCAGCATATTAACATACACCTTTACCAAAAGGGAGATGGACCATTTTTGACAGAGGCCttggaggaagggaaaggtggcagtgcCCTAATTACTGGGACTGGGCTTGTAGTGAACAAGGGAAAGCACTGAGGAGGATAAACAGCTACAGGCAGGGAAAAAGAGAGCATTAAGGCTTGATCAGGGGCTGCAGAACAGGAGTGGGCTCAGGGGACACAGGACAGGAGCAGGCTGAAACAGAGAGCAGTGACACAGGCTCTGTGtctctccctgcagcagcttcaTGCACAGGCTCTTATTCTGCAGCCTCCACCaaggcttttttccccaaatcttTACAACGAACCCCATGATTTGATTCTGACAGGTAACACAAAAGAACATGACTGCAGCCAGCCAACAGCAGATTTAATATCTGCCTCACATGCCTATTGCTGTGCTAACCCTGTCATTTACCCAACCTTATGGTGATGAATGCAGAGGCACTGGCAAGAAGCCACATATCAGCAAGTTACAGGCTCAAATGAAAACCATCACTTAAGACTCTGCAGGTCTATGACCTGGAATAGCTGGTCTAGTCACAAAGAgtgttttctaattttaaatagctgtaaataagatgaaaaatgaGCAATTAGATTTGAGGATATACAATTGCTTTAAACAGGAAGACAACTTCAAGCCTTAGTCATTAGAAAAACTTTACAGTCATTGCCTGCCCACCTGACATTGAAGTCTGCCATGCAGCCTGTTATTTCATTTCTCCTCTGAGGTTACAGTCATGCACATAAACCAGTCTGTTCACATCAGCACAAGAGATTACCTCATCAACCACCGATCAAGTGCAGCACCTCCAAGAAGTAAATTGTATTCTGCTTTACAAAGCTACTTGAATAAAGGAGCAGCTTCTGTGCATCTTCAAAGCCACCAAACAGAATATATTTGTATAGCAGACTGAGACAGCTCCTTTGGATGAAATTGGTGAGAAAAGTGTCCAGAGAACTGGACAAGAGAGGAaagccagccctgccaagcACAGAAATACCACATTCAAACAAGCCAACAAAATCCACTACCAGAGTACACAGTTGATGAGCAATTACAAAATAACCTAAAATACTCTTTAAAGAGAAGATAGTCTTCATCTCCTGTCATAAGAGAACACATGGCAAACAGTGAATTCTCCATGTAGGATAACTTTGTTCCTGTTCCCAGAGTCTGCAGTGTAGTGGTATTTATCAGAGAACTGGATATGTCAGCTCTGACTCAGACGAGCCTGGCTGACCTACCCCAGCACCAAGTAACACAGCCACAATGCTGCAAgtgccctgcccacccagcacccctCACCCTGGCAGACTTGGGTAGGAAACTATGGAAGCACCTTGGGACAGGTGAGGCTGAGCAGGATtctccccctgcagccccacaaccagctctgtgcagcagcaccatCGTGCCAGcacttccctgcagctctgcacagaccTGTTCAGTGAAGCCTTCAAAGCTTCAAACTGCAGCAGCATCAGAGAGACCTTTAGGGTGCAAGGAGGGCAGGTGGCTGCAGGTGTTGCCTCTCTCCTCCACCCTGAGCAGGCACGAAAGGCTCTGCTGAGCTCAggtgtgctggcacagcccggcACAAAGCGCTGCCCACAGAGCTCAGATGGCACACCTTACAGTTGCGAAGAgtttgctgctttatttttccaatCTACAGTTTGTTGGGatcattttggaaaatgttttaacaTTAAAACCATCAGGAATAGGATGACACAGATATCTATGCAGAGTCTTGATCCTAACTggcctgcaggagcagctctgtcaCCTACACGTCCTTCCCGTGCTGTGTCCAGGAGGGAGAACAGAGCctgacagcagagcagccaggctgctccagccagcACAGGTCCTACAGGGCCCTGAGGCacctgagcaggagctgcaggcaaACATGGGGGCAGTGCAGATCCTGCAACCCTCACGAGGCACAGACAGCCCAGTAGAGACTGGGGATGCTCCCTGGGGTGCTGGAAACATTCCTGTCTGGGCAGAGCCTCCTGCTACAGCAATGGAGCCACGTCTGGTCCCAGTGACTGCAGCCTGATCTCCACAGCAGTCTGCAGCTCTAAACCCATGGGCTAGACCCCAAGATTCAGGCTGACAGCCAGTGGATCCATGTAACAGCACCAAGGAAACAAGACACTGCTCACAAGGAGGAAAGAAACCAGTCTTTGATCTGCACTGAACAGAGATCCTGTGGATAGCCCATCCCTGCTGACAGCAAAGCATGGATGCAGATGGGAACACGACCAGTGTGAGGGAGAGGCCAGAGGATGGCCAGGCAGAGGTCTCTGCAGCAGGGAGCCTTCCCACCAGCACCAGAAAACAGCCACCAGTTTCCTGATGTAAAACAAGAGACAGAACTTCTGAAGAGTGTCAGGGCTGTCTGTACAGGAAGAGGCATCCACTGATAGTACCTGGTGTTGGATTTTTACAGTCTCTTTGTGACAACATCAGCTTACAAGAACAGATGGGCAaggtggaaaaagaaaggagccCATTTTTACAGAATTTAGAGTAAACCCCTCTCAGACCAGAGTAACACCAGAACATGAGCAGTCTGTTCCACACAGATCTATCCTCAGCTCCATCAAATCCTGCAGCATTTCCCTGGGTTACAGCCCGGGGACATCAGAGTCACCACTTGCTCTGCTTCGAATCCCAGACAAGTCATCCAATACTTCACTGACTTCTGTGGACTGAGGATTTAGGATAGCACTTGCCTGAAGAGCTTGAGAACCAGGAATTATGCAGACTTAAAAGGAACTCTGAAAAGCAGGGAAATAAGCACCTTATTTGCATAAGGAGTCAGATATGCATCTTCTCACAAAATCACATATTCTTTTGATCTCAGTGCCTCCCGGGCAAAAGTGAGAGCTGCAAATCctcaacaacagcaaaacatgGTGGGTTATTGCTGCTCAGACCCAGAGAAACCAAAATACCTGTAATACCCCTGACAGTCTCGTTACTGTCAGAGCAAATAGTGCCAGGCAAGAAGCTAGACTGATTAAAAGGTTAAAATATCCACATTACAGTTGGTACTGATGGGTTTGCACTCAATGACTTGCTTTGGTGCCACCTAGTGCCACACAGTGAGGTTCTTACACAGATGGCACCTAAAACAGGTTCAGATCTGCAGAAGGACTGCAGCCATTCCATCATCTCCATGTTCCCAGGGGAGCAGTCAGGCATGGTGGAATTCCTGAGATCTGAATGACTTTGCCAGTTTTCCTATTGCTTGTtatcagaaagcaaagcagaaaaaaaattactgcattttCATACTGGTAAAGGAAAGTCAAATCTAGAACACAGCCTTACAAACTGGTATTGGTAAAACCCCTTTGAACGATGTCAAACCTTGTGATGCCATCATGGCATAGGTGAGGTTCTGAAGGTTTTGTGCCACTTTCTGATGTGTCTTATTCAAACCATAAGACAGGAACAGCAACTTGCCATTTCCATCCCAGTTTGGGGGGATACATTAGGAAGTTATACACATATATTGCATAATTATGGATGCAATTTTTTACTTCAAGAAGTGAGAGATTATAAACTTCTACAAAAATTCCACTCTTTGGCATCCATCACTGAAGTGAGTGAGAATGGGGCAATTAAGACCCTGAGAGCAGAACTACTGTGCAGTACCCAGAGATCAGCCCTAAACACacctcagcccttccctggcaaTTCCAGAGGAAGCTTCTTTCACaaagctcctgtccctgtgagGGAGAGGCAGGTGGGCTCTCCTGTTtcaatttggattttttttccacagaacatCATCCTGGCACAGTCCCTGCCACATCCCAGATCCACAGCTGCCAGTGGGACTCCTGAAGAGCATTTCAGCTGAAAACCTACAGCAACACAAAGGATGGGGTACAATTTGTCCTATGGAAAGCTGCCAGGTAAAATAACAATGGAAATGTGAATGAGAAGGGTTTACCCTATTACTGTCAGCTCCTACCAACATGTGAAAGAAAAGTCATTTCAGAGGTGCTGTCTGAGCACTGCCCAGCGCTGCCCCATGGCTGGCCTGGTTTGCCTCAGCAGCCAAGGTCAGAGCATAAACAACACGAAACAAATGTACTGTCATTTTATGGCAGGGTTTGTAAGCTTGAAGTTTTTTCACAAACATTTAcacatgaaatattaaaatccCCCCAAGactgtgattttaaaatacattaaagtaAGCTAAGTTTTTAATAAGTGTTTTGAGAGGCCTGAGGAGTCTTTCCAGAGCCCTGTCTCCTGACAAACATCATCTCAGCTCACAAGTCAAGTTCTATCAAGAAAGCCAAGAGCTGACACCCCGCAGGTTTGATTCATGGTTCACCTGGGCAGCctccaggctgcccagagacagCTTTTTTTAGAGAGGAGTTTTAAAATGGCCTCATTTGTAAAACACCAGAAACAAGCTTTAAACTTgttgttttccctctttcccacaGATGATCGCCTCGGCCCGGACAACAGCTCCTCGGCCAATGCCAGCACCGGCCCCCTTGGCAACTCCACACACAACGAGTTCACCACCATCGTCCTGCCCGTGCTCTACCTTGTCATCTTCCTGGCCAGCCTCCTGCTGAATGGCCTGGCAGTGTGGATCTTTTTCCAcatcagaaataaaaccagttttatATTTTACCTCAAAAATATTGTGGTTGCAGACCTGCTTATGACACTGACATTCCCATTCAAGATCATCCAGGACTCGCAGCTGGGCCCGTGGCACTTCAACTCCTTCCTGTGCCGCTACACCACGGTGCTGTTCTACGCCAACATGTACACCACCATCGTGTTCCTGGGGCTCATCAGCATCGACCGCTACCTGAAGGTGGTGAAACCCTTTGGAGACTCCAGGATGTACAGCATCACCTTCACCAAGATCCTGTCAGCCTGCGTGTGGGTGGTGATGGCGTTCCTCGCGCTGCCAAACCTGATCCTCACCAACGGCTACCCCACCAAGAGGAACATCGACGACTGCCTGAAGCTGAAGTCTCCCCTGGGAGTCAAGTGGCACTCAGCTGTCATCTACATCAACACCTGCATGTTCGTGGTGGTGCTGATAGTGCTGATAGGGTGTTATATTGCCATATCCAGGTACATTTATAAATCAAGCAAACAGTTCATCAGCTCGTCCAGCCGAAAGCGGAAGCACAACCAGAGCATAAGGGTTGTCGTGGCTGTGTTTTTCACCTGCTTTCTGCCCTATCATTTGTGCCGAATACCCTTTACTTTTAGTCATCTGGACAAAATTTTAGATGACTCTGCACATAAAATCCTGTATTATTGTAAGGAAATGACACTGTTCCTGTCCGCATGCAACGTCTGTCTGGATCcaatcatttattttttcatgtgtcGATCATTCTCACGAAGGCTGTTCAGGAAATCCAACATGAGAACCAGGAGCGAGAGCATCAGGTCCCTCCAGAGCGTCAGGAGGTCAGAGGTGCGAATCTACCACGAATACACCGATGTCTGAAGGCACCCACAGAGACTTGGCTAATTTGTGAGAGGGTTTGTAGATCATGTAAATAAAGTGTCTCTGAGTATCTGATCATGGAAGCTCATTAAGGAAAGCACAGACATGTTCAGCTTTTCTGTGTCAGCTCACCAACATCCAACTCCAATCCCATTCCCACAGGGGTCAGGCTCACTCCAGGAAGGTCTGGGGCTGTTTTGGTAAGCTGGTTAGTTCATTTGTCTAACAGCCCACCTAAGGCTGTCTCAGTCCAGAAGATaacccagagctccaggaggctGCAGACAGGATGGACACGCTCCAGCCTCGGAGCAGGATCCAGTAAGGGTCAGCATCCCCAGGATTCCATGGCTGGTGGCAGGTGAATGGGAGGGGAGAAGGTGGCACAGGCTCCCGGGGGCAccctcagtgtgcccagggcagggtgaggCTCAGGCTGCCCAAATGGCAGCATCACAGCACCTCATCCAGGATGTGTTTGTACTGAAACCTCTAAATCCAACAATATTCACATGGACCATTTTGTCCTGGACTTATCAAGGACTAAATCAGATTTGTTTAGAGCAAAAGCTGCTCAGACAAAAAATAGCCAACTTAGAAAAGGCAGAGTGGCAGGAACAGGCAGGTGCCCGGGGCAATCCATGCCCACAGCCAGCCTTGGGATGTGCAGCAACTGCACAAGCAGGAGATGGCAACAGTCCATCAGCCAGTGCCTTGCACAGATAAGGACTTCCCTTTAACACAGAAAAAGTTTGACAAGAAAACCCTGAAAATGCAGCACTCAAATAACATGATTAAATTTTGCACGAGAACATCTTTGATGAAGTTTTCTGATGAaacaaatgtttctttcttctacttttttctttttttttttttttttacaatgcaAGTTTAGGTTTAAATTGTGTTTTATGAATAATTAAGTTGAAATGTAAGTATGTTAATATTAAATTAATCCAAGTATTAAAAAAACTACTTACATTGTTCAGGGGAGAACATTTCTGGAAAGGAAGACGGGAAATTTTGGATATTTATcctactttaaataaaaatactttaaattactAAAATGCCAGAGATAAACCCTGTTTCCCAATCAGCTCTGTAGAAAACCATTCCCACACACCCTCAAAGACTAGTCTGGGATCAAATCTGCCATTTTTCACCCTAAGAGGTCAATGCAAATCTATATTAAGAGAACCATTTTGGGGACTGGGATTCATAGTTTAAATTCTCACAAGCAGCAAATTAAATGGAATGATAATATTTAGGACTGGAAGATCAGTTCTGTTCTCAAATATTCTTAACCAAAGCCTTTCCTCTTAGGTCTTATATGGTTAAAGTAAAACAAGAACAAGTACTTCTGTCTCCCTTTTACAACTGTGAATCACCAAGGGTTTATGGTTTGTTAAATTGTGCCTGATAATTCCTGTATTAAATTTGCAGTGACCTTATCTGAGGTCAGTGGCGATTCCACAAACCACCAGCAAACCCCACAGAGCCACTTCAGTGGAAAACTCCCTGTTTGTCCCTAGGCAGGGACTCTAAGGCAGGTGAGGAGATGGCAGACCATGTGTGCAGAGTCCATGGCTTGCCCTGGGACAGGGTGGAGCTGATGGGGCAGCGCAGGGATGGTGCAGAAACACAACCAGGCGGGCACCCCCATCCCTCCAGCAGCTGCGTACCCTCCTGACAGGATGCACATCTGCCACCTTCCCACTACCCACTTACTTTTTAGCTAAAGAGAGACTTACAAAGGATTTCCTCCTAGGAGAGAGTTCTGCTGATTCCATGTAAGAACTTCACACTGAAAAGTGTATTACCCAAAGCAACCACACTCCGAGTTAGGGCCATGCCCCTCAAAGAATAGCTTGAAGAATGGTCCCCCCTTTTCAGGGGACCAAAGGGATAAAGCAATTGGTAATTTCTGGAGAGTGTAGTCCCAGCAGTGGGGCATCCATATGAAATCTGGGAAGGGAAGACACAGCCACACACGCCCAGCACACAGGCCAGCCAGAACCAGCCTGACAGCTTGGATTCAGACAACCCCTTCACTGTAAAATCACCCCAAAAGCAGTTCACTTTATCTTGACAGGGTGTATCTGTGATAATCCCCATCACTGGTTTGTACACACACTCACATACAACAGCTCTTTGAAGATGCtgtttgtgaaatattttcccagGGCTAAAAGCGAATTATGCAATAACATCCCAATCCCCAAATACCAGATAACTATATTTAATTTGTCCAGATTTGACGGGAAATTTTGGTCCTTAAAAGCTCATCTTGAAAGATAAAGCTACAAGAAAGTTTGTAGGGAAAGTCTCAGGCCCCAACCTAGGCTGTCATTTCAGAGAACCACGTCAAGGCAAATGCAGATGTAAACTCTGGCTGTGCAGTCTCATTTTAACAGCAAACACAGTTTTCTGGCTGGAAACACAACAGCAGATATGACTTAAAAATGTAAGGAGTAATTCTAGAACAACTGAACAACCCATGAACATTTGTGATTTTTTGCATTCAGTAAACTTTGCATTACAGTGTTTGTAATTCAAATGTAATTACATTTCACATACACTAATTGAATAGCCCAGGCAGAACTCTCCATGCCAGGAGGTTGCTGTGTAGAAGTGTGGTTTGAACTGATACTCAGAGACAGCTCTAGACCACAACTGGTGCAGGGCTTTTGTCACCTCATACATTATATCCTCTACTACCAAGGTTTCTCTAGCAAAGACCTTTCCACCAGTGCCACTTCACAGGAACCCcaaaaaaggaaactaaacTCACACAaagttctaaaaaaaaatctgtctttgaaCTGCCACTCACCAGCCTCTCATGTGGATTAAGCAAAGAGAATTGCACAACCAGCATGGCCACGATAGGCTCACCCAGCCAAGGCATCAGTGCTGGAACCatgaaacaggaaagaaaatgcagaactcAGTCCATGATGGAGCCTATGGTGCAAACATGAAAACCATATGGAGTTTTTGTGGTTTGTGCTACCCAGAAACGCTTTGCATGAACCAAGTCCACCACTTACCTATATATGTTCTGTACAATGAACATACAAGGATTGGAAGGTTCGACCACAATCCCACCCATGGCACTTTGCATAGTACTGGTtaataagatttaaaaaatagcCCAGTTTTGCATCTAACTGGGGGATGAGCATTTAACACAAAATTGCCAGAACAGATCCACAAGCTTGTCCTCTTCACCCTCCCCAGAAGAGGCACCATTTGGCAAGTCTTTTGTCTGTGGTGATGCTGAGTGTTGACCCAGGATACTAAACTTGTGATAGAAGTTGTGTTGATAGTGTTCTATAGAGCTACTCTGCAGTTAATGTATGTATCATCTGCAACCTAAAAGAACTGTGTGTATGTTGCATTCACTGACCTGTGCCATCTGTGCCCCCGACTGGCTCTTTGGAATGTGACCAGACCTGCAGCTCACAGACCACTTGCCCACCTGTGTCAGGCCTCAAGTTACGTTTTTGCAACATTAAACAGAGTTACAGGATTGCTGTGGATAAATTACTGCAGAAATACAAGTATGCATCATTCAGGCAGGGATAGAACAGGCCCAGAAATGTTGGAAGGATGAGAACAAGTACAGTAGAGTGAGTAGAACAATGTATAAATCAGCTGAAAATAGTGCTGTTTTGGGGAGCTTGTTTATCTTGAGaacaaaaggaaaccaaaagtTCCCCATTTCCTGAAAAGGTTGCAGATGTACAATATAAGACTCTGAAGTCAGAAGATGAGGTACTTAAAACATCGTTGTCTTTTGAGAATGAAACATGGAAGAAAGTGGGAAAATTATCTAgatattcttttaaataaaaatgagcaaCTAGAAATACTGTTGTCTGTGGTTGAAAGACAGCAGTAAGAGCTGCAGGAAAGTCCAAGGAAATTACTTGACCAAATCCCACATGAAGCATTCTTTAATTCAGTCCTGCACAGCCTcatcctgcagcacctcctgcccctcacacCACCCCACAAGCAGAACTGTGTTGGGAGTGGCAATGATGCCATCTGaatgcagacacagccctgatGAGGGAGTTCAGACAGATCCTTGTAAGGCATCAGAAAGCTGTTCCACAAGGATACACAGACATCCACCCATCAGCCAAACAAAACTGAGCAGaaaagctgtgctggcagaTTTGACAGGGTAAAAATCCCAAACAGAAGTCCTGCAATACTTTTGTAATTAGCCTGTGTTCTCGGGGGATTATCCTAGTACAATATTTGCTTTTAGCAATCTGAAAGCTTGGCCACCAATCCAACAGGCCCTGTGTGATTTCAcactcagcagggctggaagcaCTGACAGCAGGTCTGCTAAAAGCAGAGATAATATCCATAGTCTCAGGTATCACTTGCACCTGGCAGTGGCCTGGTGCTGTAAGATCCTGCATTTAGAACACAGGTCAGAACCTGCCAGCCCCACTCCTGTCAGcaaaggctgcagagctgccaccaCACCTTGCACTGCTGTCACCAGACACACGAAGAACCAAATCACCCCCAACTCTTTTGTCACCAGGTGAGCCCTGACAGCTGGCAGTGTTCTCCCCTCTCAGGCTCTGGGACAGCAGGACCATACAAAAGGATTCATTTCTTAGGCCCTGAGCTCagagaaagcattaaaaatctGCTCTTAATAAGACAACCAGCAGAAGggaattttgtatttttggtgaagaaaaatACTTGTATGACTAAAGGTAAAATACATTATAAGTTTGTTGTTAAGCCACCAAAAGTACACGGTATAGAGCAGGGTCTTCTGGCAGCCTCACTCACTGCTTGCTTTCTAAACCTTTGGAAAGAGCTGCTGTATCTTTAGGTCCTCAAACACTGGATTTGGCTGGCATTTTGGAAAAATACTGATGTTTGTGTAACAGAGCAACTCCTTGGTTTGCCCTGGTGGCCAGAGTCATTCCAATGGGGTGAAGCTGTACACAGAGCTCAGGCACCCCACCCACCCCTTAAGCCCTTAATCCTCTGCCCTGGACAACTGCTTACTCCTCACTACAAAAATTATCTATGCTGTAACGTCTAATCCATCACAGGGTGGCAGCTGATGCTGGAAAACACTGCACTGCCCCTTCCTTTGGGGCTTCCTTCCCACACTTGCCTTCCCCACTGCAGGCAGGACTCTGACTGACCTACTTGGTTCTAGTTCAACAATTCTTAACAAGTTTCAACCAAGAACGACAACTTAAACCCAAAAGTATAGCCATGCCATACAAAATCCTGCAATAATAgaatttcaaaaatataaagTATGAACATCTAAAGTATAAAATTACTCACATAGACACATGTAACTTTTTATCAGCTCCACTGCCAACAGTCTGCCAGGACCATGCACTGTTCAAATCAGGTATTCAACTTGATAGTATGTggagtgttttgtttcatttgtatttGGATTGTGTTTCAAGCACAAGGATTGTCATCAGAagccacaaacaaacaaaactgaaa
This is a stretch of genomic DNA from Pithys albifrons albifrons isolate INPA30051 chromosome 11, PitAlb_v1, whole genome shotgun sequence. It encodes these proteins:
- the GPR87 gene encoding G-protein coupled receptor 87, with protein sequence MGYNLSYGKLPDDRLGPDNSSSANASTGPLGNSTHNEFTTIVLPVLYLVIFLASLLLNGLAVWIFFHIRNKTSFIFYLKNIVVADLLMTLTFPFKIIQDSQLGPWHFNSFLCRYTTVLFYANMYTTIVFLGLISIDRYLKVVKPFGDSRMYSITFTKILSACVWVVMAFLALPNLILTNGYPTKRNIDDCLKLKSPLGVKWHSAVIYINTCMFVVVLIVLIGCYIAISRYIYKSSKQFISSSSRKRKHNQSIRVVVAVFFTCFLPYHLCRIPFTFSHLDKILDDSAHKILYYCKEMTLFLSACNVCLDPIIYFFMCRSFSRRLFRKSNMRTRSESIRSLQSVRRSEVRIYHEYTDV